From the genome of Hymenobacter cellulosilyticus, one region includes:
- the aroF gene encoding 3-deoxy-7-phosphoheptulonate synthase: protein MIIQLEKNISAEQKADIIARVKDAKFKVTEVDTQRASYLVGTGKAEVDLRTLGQLPGILDIHRVSDEYKLVSRKWRVRPTVLDLGDGVRIGEGSLSIAAGPCSIESEAQMEKIMQHLVDNDVRLMRGGVFKPRSSPYSFRGLGMEGLKLFHQMARARGIKIVTEVMQVSQVEEMHDYVDVFQVGARNTQNFNLLDALGGVDKPVLIKRGISGTIEELLSSAEYVFSGGNEKLILCERGIRTFETASRNTLDLNAVPILKEKTHLPVVVDPSHGIGIRDYVPTMALAGVMAGADGILYEAHEKPEEAASDGAQTLNFQESERLIRNLRKVYALRQELE, encoded by the coding sequence ATGATAATTCAACTCGAAAAGAACATTTCGGCCGAACAGAAAGCCGACATTATTGCCCGCGTCAAGGACGCCAAGTTCAAGGTTACCGAAGTCGACACCCAGCGGGCCAGCTACTTAGTGGGCACTGGCAAGGCCGAAGTAGACCTACGCACCCTGGGCCAGCTGCCCGGCATCCTGGACATTCACCGCGTGTCGGATGAGTACAAGCTGGTGAGCCGCAAGTGGCGGGTGCGTCCCACCGTGCTCGACCTCGGCGACGGAGTACGCATCGGGGAGGGGAGCTTGAGCATTGCCGCCGGCCCCTGCAGCATCGAGAGTGAGGCCCAGATGGAGAAAATCATGCAGCACCTCGTCGACAACGACGTGCGCCTGATGCGCGGGGGCGTGTTCAAGCCCCGCTCGTCGCCCTACTCGTTTCGTGGCCTGGGCATGGAAGGGCTCAAGCTGTTTCACCAGATGGCCCGGGCCCGCGGCATCAAAATCGTGACTGAGGTTATGCAGGTCTCGCAGGTCGAGGAAATGCACGACTATGTGGACGTGTTCCAGGTCGGGGCCCGCAACACCCAGAACTTCAACCTGCTCGACGCCCTGGGCGGAGTAGATAAGCCCGTGCTCATCAAGCGCGGCATTTCGGGCACCATCGAGGAGCTCTTGTCGTCGGCTGAGTACGTGTTTTCGGGCGGCAACGAAAAGCTGATTCTCTGCGAGCGGGGCATCCGGACCTTCGAAACGGCCTCGCGCAATACCCTGGATCTGAACGCTGTGCCGATTCTGAAGGAGAAAACCCACCTGCCCGTAGTAGTCGACCCCTCGCACGGTATCGGCATCCGCGACTATGTGCCTACTATGGCTTTGGCCGGGGTAATGGCCGGCGCCGACGGCATTCTCTACGAAGCCCACGAGAAGCCCGAAGAAGCCGCTTCCGACGGAGCCCAGACCCTGAATTTTCAGGAGTCGGAGCGCCTGATCCGCAACCTGCGCAAAGTGTACGCCCTGCGCCAGGAGCTGGAGTAG
- a CDS encoding phosphoribosylanthranilate isomerase, with translation MTTPTSTSPLETAAALRIKVCGMREAANVAAVAALQPDFLGFIFYPKSKRYVAEALDAELLRQLPASCRKVGVFVDEAPAVVQQQVARYNLDLVQLHGHETPAQCAELQAAGIPVIKAFAFDADFDFETLRPYAPYCAYFLFDTKGEQPGGNGTTFDWSLLQHYPLEVPYFLAGGLDEQHAEALAKLHLPGLYAVDLNSRFETEPGLKDDAKLARMFRGLRPNFTP, from the coding sequence ATGACCACGCCCACGTCCACATCTCCACTTGAAACTGCCGCTGCGCTGCGCATCAAAGTGTGCGGCATGCGGGAGGCGGCCAACGTGGCGGCCGTGGCGGCTTTGCAGCCCGACTTTCTGGGCTTCATCTTCTACCCTAAGTCGAAGCGCTACGTGGCCGAGGCCCTGGACGCGGAGCTACTCCGGCAACTGCCGGCCAGTTGCCGCAAGGTGGGCGTGTTCGTGGATGAAGCTCCGGCCGTGGTGCAGCAGCAAGTAGCCCGTTACAACTTGGATTTGGTACAGCTGCACGGCCACGAAACGCCCGCGCAATGTGCCGAATTGCAGGCCGCCGGCATTCCGGTTATCAAGGCTTTTGCCTTTGATGCCGACTTTGACTTTGAAACCCTGCGGCCCTACGCGCCCTATTGTGCCTACTTTCTCTTCGATACGAAAGGGGAGCAGCCGGGCGGCAACGGCACGACCTTCGACTGGAGTTTGCTGCAGCACTACCCACTCGAGGTGCCTTATTTCCTGGCCGGTGGCCTCGACGAGCAGCACGCCGAAGCACTGGCAAAGCTGCACCTGCCCGGCCTCTACGCCGTGGATTTGAATAGCCGCTTTGAAACCGAGCCCGGCCTGAAAGACGATGCCAAGCTGGCCCGCATGTTCAGAGGCCTGCGCCCGAATTTTACTCCTTAG
- the trpA gene encoding tryptophan synthase subunit alpha translates to MPNRIQEAFAKKGQNLLNVYFTAGYPKLHDTIPLIEALTEAGADLIEIGMPFSDPLADGPVIQQSSTVALANGMNLYVLFEQLRDVRAKVPDTPLLLMGYLNPIMQFGMEKFCQAAAEAGVDGLILPDLPLAEYEEEYQSIFKKYGLQPVFLITPQTAPERIKHMDTLTDAFLYLVSGPGTTGGANTQAEGVQEAYFERIAGMNLRNPRLIGFGIGDKASFQRAAGHAHGAIIGSAFIRALEDAPMPRLRLSSSFLPFSTDSPHSNIPPVILSLRRTFG, encoded by the coding sequence ATGCCCAACCGTATCCAAGAAGCCTTTGCCAAGAAAGGCCAGAACCTGCTCAACGTGTACTTCACGGCCGGCTACCCCAAGCTGCACGACACTATTCCGCTCATCGAAGCCCTGACCGAAGCCGGTGCCGACCTCATCGAAATCGGCATGCCGTTTTCCGACCCGCTGGCCGATGGTCCGGTGATTCAGCAGAGCAGCACAGTGGCGCTGGCCAACGGCATGAACCTCTACGTGCTGTTTGAGCAGCTCCGGGACGTGCGCGCCAAGGTGCCCGACACCCCGCTGCTGCTCATGGGCTACCTCAACCCGATTATGCAGTTCGGCATGGAGAAATTCTGCCAGGCAGCGGCCGAGGCCGGTGTCGACGGCCTGATTCTGCCCGACCTGCCCTTGGCCGAGTACGAGGAAGAATATCAGAGCATTTTCAAAAAGTACGGTTTACAGCCCGTGTTTCTGATTACGCCCCAGACTGCGCCCGAGCGAATCAAACACATGGACACGCTCACCGACGCTTTCCTGTACCTGGTGTCGGGTCCCGGCACTACGGGTGGGGCCAACACCCAGGCCGAGGGCGTGCAGGAAGCCTACTTCGAGCGGATTGCCGGCATGAATCTGCGCAACCCCCGCCTCATCGGCTTTGGCATCGGCGACAAGGCCTCGTTCCAGCGGGCCGCTGGCCACGCCCACGGCGCCATCATCGGCTCGGCCTTTATCCGGGCCCTGGAAGATGCCCCGATGCCCCGGCTGCGGCTAAGCAGTTCGTTTCTTCCATTCTCCACTGATTCTCCCCATTCAAATATTCCGCCTGTCATCCTGAGCTTGCGAAGGACCTTCGGCTAG
- a CDS encoding dienelactone hydrolase family protein codes for MKKFWTLYAAFLSVVSVASAQVGTSPAKLACCSRPATSANATEAFAMLATNEDFSGGHDAPLPYTYEGQGEMIEFKTTDGQTAKAFEIKSNVRSDKYLFVIHEWWGLNDYIKKEAATLANELKGVNVIALDLYDGQVATTAEEAGKLMQAVKTERAQAIIKGALLHAGPNAKVSSIGWCFGGGWSLQTALLAGPKAVGCVMYYGMPEKDVAKLKTLNTDVLAIFASQDKWISPEVAAQFQRDMASAKKKVTIKSYDADHAFANPSNPKYSKEFSAQAHAAALEYLRKNLKLKG; via the coding sequence ATGAAAAAATTCTGGACCCTGTACGCTGCCTTCCTCAGCGTGGTATCCGTAGCCTCGGCACAAGTCGGCACCAGCCCGGCCAAGTTGGCCTGCTGCTCCCGGCCTGCAACAAGCGCCAACGCCACGGAAGCCTTTGCCATGCTGGCCACCAACGAAGACTTCTCCGGTGGCCACGATGCGCCTCTGCCTTATACCTATGAGGGCCAGGGCGAAATGATTGAGTTTAAAACCACCGACGGTCAGACTGCCAAGGCTTTCGAAATCAAGAGCAACGTGCGCTCCGACAAGTACCTGTTCGTGATTCACGAGTGGTGGGGCCTCAATGACTATATCAAAAAGGAAGCTGCCACGCTTGCCAACGAGCTGAAAGGCGTCAACGTCATTGCCCTGGACCTCTACGACGGGCAGGTGGCGACCACCGCCGAGGAAGCTGGTAAGCTGATGCAGGCTGTGAAAACCGAACGGGCACAGGCTATTATTAAGGGTGCCTTGCTGCACGCTGGCCCCAATGCCAAGGTGTCGTCCATCGGGTGGTGCTTCGGCGGCGGCTGGTCGTTGCAGACGGCCCTGCTGGCCGGCCCCAAGGCCGTGGGGTGCGTGATGTACTATGGCATGCCCGAAAAGGATGTGGCCAAGCTCAAAACGCTGAACACCGACGTGCTGGCCATTTTTGCCAGCCAGGATAAGTGGATCAGCCCCGAGGTGGCTGCCCAGTTTCAGCGGGACATGGCTTCGGCCAAGAAAAAGGTGACTATCAAAAGCTACGATGCCGACCACGCCTTTGCCAACCCTTCTAACCCAAAGTACAGCAAGGAATTTTCGGCCCAAGCCCATGCCGCAGCCCTGGAATACCTGCGCAAGAACCTCAAGCTGAAAGGCTAG
- the trpB gene encoding tryptophan synthase subunit beta: MSTTTTSQFQPNARGYYGQFGGAFIPEMLYPNVEELREQYLQIMADPEFQAEYQQLLRDYVGRPTPLFEAKRLSARYNTRIYLKREDLCHTGAHKVNNTVGQILLAKRLGKTRIIAETGAGQHGVATATVCALMGMECIVYMGKTDTERQKPNVERMRLLGAKVVAVTSGSQTLKDATNEAIRDWISNPVDTHYIIGSVVGPHPYPDLVARLQSVISEEMRKQLLEKVGRELPDYVVACVGGGSNAAGAFYHFLDEPSVQLVAVEAAGHGIHSGHSAATSVLGTPGIIHGSRTLLMQDEHGQITEPYSISAGLDYPGIGPLHAYLGASGRARFISIEDEEALTAVAECSRLEGIIPALETAHALAALGQLGAGPDDVVVINLSGRGDKDLETYMKYADKLK, from the coding sequence GTGAGTACGACCACCACTTCCCAGTTTCAACCCAACGCCCGCGGCTACTACGGCCAGTTCGGCGGCGCTTTTATTCCCGAAATGCTCTACCCCAACGTGGAAGAGCTGCGGGAGCAATACCTGCAAATCATGGCCGACCCGGAGTTTCAGGCCGAGTACCAGCAGCTCCTGCGCGACTACGTGGGCCGGCCCACCCCGCTATTTGAGGCCAAGCGGCTGTCGGCCCGCTATAATACCCGCATCTACCTCAAGCGCGAAGACCTCTGCCACACCGGCGCCCACAAGGTTAACAACACCGTGGGGCAGATTCTGCTGGCTAAGCGCCTGGGCAAGACCCGCATCATCGCCGAAACCGGCGCTGGGCAGCACGGCGTAGCCACGGCCACCGTCTGCGCGTTGATGGGCATGGAGTGCATTGTCTACATGGGCAAAACCGACACTGAGCGGCAGAAGCCCAACGTGGAGCGCATGCGCCTGCTCGGGGCCAAAGTGGTGGCCGTAACCAGCGGCAGCCAAACCCTGAAGGACGCTACCAATGAGGCCATCCGCGACTGGATCAGCAACCCCGTCGACACGCACTACATCATCGGCTCAGTGGTCGGCCCGCACCCGTACCCCGACTTGGTAGCCCGGCTGCAGTCGGTTATCAGCGAGGAAATGCGCAAGCAGCTGCTGGAGAAAGTAGGCCGCGAGCTGCCCGACTACGTGGTGGCCTGCGTAGGCGGCGGCTCGAATGCGGCCGGCGCGTTTTACCACTTCCTGGATGAGCCTTCGGTGCAGCTGGTAGCCGTGGAAGCGGCCGGACACGGGATTCACTCGGGCCATTCGGCCGCTACCTCGGTGCTGGGCACGCCCGGTATCATTCACGGCTCCCGCACCCTGCTCATGCAGGACGAGCACGGGCAGATTACCGAGCCCTACTCCATTTCCGCCGGCCTCGACTACCCCGGTATCGGTCCGCTGCACGCCTATCTGGGCGCTTCGGGCCGGGCCCGGTTTATCAGCATCGAGGATGAGGAAGCACTGACGGCCGTGGCCGAATGTAGCCGCCTCGAAGGCATCATTCCGGCCCTGGAGACGGCCCACGCCCTGGCCGCATTGGGCCAGCTCGGTGCCGGCCCCGACGACGTGGTGGTCATCAACCTTTCCGGCCGCGGCGACAAGGACCTGGAAACCTACATGAAGTACGCCGACAAGCTTAAGTAA
- a CDS encoding ABC1 kinase family protein, translated as MSDDLNTPESAAPELADSRQLASLPTTKVARAARFAKTGLKVGANYVKHYAKRAAGVTSEAADLHAANAAELYGALSEMKGSVLKVAQMLAMEKNMLPTAYSDLFAQAQYQSPPLSGPLVTKVLRDAFGRSPFEVFDEFDINARQAASIGQVHRARKDDRTLAVKVQYPGVADSIRSDIRLVKPIALRVLGLDETQVRPYLEEVETRLLEETNYALELQRGTEIAAQCAALPNLEFPRYYPELSTNRVLTMDWLAGQHLREFLATDSSQDVRNQLGQALWDFYAFQLHTLHRVHADPHPGNFLLRADHGGTVGVLDFGCVKEIPADVYALFTALLTPETLANEARLADLLTQAGVLRPADAPAMRAFYLQTMQASLELVGRPFRQARFDFGDPAYMAALYQLGDELMQQPELRQQREPRGSEHFIYLNRTYVGLYALLTELRASVNTGATDLD; from the coding sequence ATGAGTGACGACCTGAATACGCCCGAATCGGCGGCCCCGGAGCTGGCCGATTCCCGGCAGCTGGCTTCCCTGCCTACTACCAAGGTGGCCCGGGCGGCCCGCTTTGCCAAAACCGGCCTGAAAGTCGGAGCTAACTACGTGAAGCACTACGCCAAGCGCGCCGCCGGCGTCACGAGTGAAGCCGCCGACCTGCACGCGGCCAACGCTGCCGAGCTGTACGGCGCTTTGAGCGAGATGAAAGGCTCGGTGCTGAAAGTGGCTCAGATGCTGGCCATGGAAAAAAACATGCTTCCTACGGCGTATTCCGACCTGTTTGCCCAGGCTCAATACCAGAGTCCGCCGCTGTCGGGCCCGCTGGTGACCAAGGTGCTGCGGGATGCTTTCGGCCGCTCCCCGTTCGAGGTATTCGACGAGTTTGACATCAACGCCCGGCAAGCCGCCAGCATCGGACAGGTACACCGGGCCCGCAAGGATGACCGGACCTTGGCCGTGAAGGTGCAGTACCCTGGCGTGGCCGACAGTATCCGCTCGGATATCCGGCTGGTGAAACCCATTGCGCTCCGGGTATTGGGCCTTGATGAAACCCAGGTGCGGCCCTACCTGGAGGAAGTGGAAACCCGCCTGCTGGAGGAAACCAACTACGCCCTGGAACTGCAGCGCGGCACTGAAATAGCCGCTCAGTGCGCTGCTTTGCCGAATCTGGAGTTTCCGCGCTACTACCCCGAGCTTTCCACCAACCGGGTCCTGACTATGGACTGGCTGGCCGGGCAGCACCTGCGGGAGTTTTTGGCTACCGACTCCAGCCAGGATGTGCGCAACCAACTGGGCCAAGCATTGTGGGACTTCTACGCCTTTCAGCTTCATACCCTGCACCGAGTACACGCTGATCCGCACCCGGGCAACTTCCTGCTGCGGGCCGACCATGGCGGCACGGTGGGCGTGCTGGATTTTGGCTGCGTCAAGGAAATTCCGGCCGATGTCTACGCCCTGTTCACGGCTCTGCTCACCCCCGAAACCCTGGCCAATGAAGCCCGCCTGGCGGACTTGCTGACCCAGGCCGGCGTGCTGCGGCCCGCCGACGCCCCGGCCATGCGCGCCTTTTACCTGCAAACCATGCAGGCCTCTCTGGAGCTTGTAGGTCGGCCTTTCCGCCAGGCCCGCTTCGACTTTGGCGACCCGGCTTACATGGCGGCGCTCTACCAACTCGGCGACGAGCTGATGCAGCAGCCCGAGCTTCGGCAGCAGCGCGAACCACGTGGCTCCGAGCATTTTATCTACCTAAACCGCACGTACGTGGGCCTGTACGCTTTGCTCACCGAACTGCGGGCCTCGGTGAACACCGGTGCTACAGACTTAGACTAA
- the trpC gene encoding indole-3-glycerol phosphate synthase TrpC, whose translation MLDKIVAHKRREVAERQDLVPAKLLERSLYFHNQPLSLRKYLLRDDLSGIIAEFKRKSPSKGWINQHAPVERTTLGYMQAGASALSVLTDGEFFGGKNEDLTIARRFNYCPILRKDFVVDEYQILEAKSIGADAILLIAAVLTAEEVLRFGQLARSLGLEVLLEVHNAEELTRTLHPDAVSLVGVNNRNLHDFSVSLETSKELAAQIPQEFVKVTESGLTSAANILELREAGYRGFLIGEAFMRSSRPEKACYSLVQELNATEPITLI comes from the coding sequence ATTCTCGACAAAATTGTGGCTCACAAGCGCCGTGAGGTGGCCGAGCGTCAGGATCTGGTGCCTGCCAAGCTGCTGGAACGCAGCTTGTACTTCCACAACCAGCCTTTGTCGTTGCGCAAGTATCTGCTGCGCGACGATTTGAGCGGCATCATCGCCGAGTTCAAGCGCAAGTCGCCAAGCAAGGGCTGGATCAACCAACACGCCCCGGTGGAGCGCACCACGTTGGGCTACATGCAGGCCGGGGCTTCGGCTTTGTCGGTGCTGACGGATGGGGAGTTTTTCGGCGGCAAGAACGAGGATCTGACCATTGCCCGGCGCTTTAACTACTGCCCGATTCTGCGCAAGGACTTCGTCGTTGACGAGTACCAGATTCTGGAAGCCAAGAGCATCGGTGCCGACGCCATCCTACTGATTGCGGCCGTGCTAACGGCCGAGGAAGTATTGCGCTTCGGTCAGTTGGCCCGCAGCCTGGGTCTAGAAGTGCTGCTCGAAGTACACAACGCCGAAGAGTTGACCCGCACCCTGCACCCCGACGCGGTTAGCTTGGTGGGCGTCAACAACCGCAACCTGCACGACTTCTCGGTGAGCCTGGAAACCTCGAAAGAGCTGGCGGCGCAGATCCCTCAGGAATTTGTGAAGGTCACGGAAAGCGGGCTGACTTCGGCCGCCAATATTCTGGAGCTGCGCGAGGCCGGCTACCGGGGCTTCCTTATCGGCGAAGCCTTTATGCGCAGCAGCCGCCCCGAAAAAGCCTGCTACAGCCTGGTGCAGGAACTCAACGCCACCGAGCCCATTACCTTGATTTAG
- a CDS encoding carboxypeptidase-like regulatory domain-containing protein, translating into MSGRVLDEKSQGVPGATVLIEGTTLGSSTNADGTYLIQNVPAGPQTLVTSFVGYNAKRQPVTVTAGQTTALPDIALAENTTLLSEAVVVGYGTQRRQDVTGSIATISEKQFVQGQVTNPSS; encoded by the coding sequence GTGAGTGGCCGTGTCTTGGACGAAAAGAGCCAAGGTGTACCTGGTGCCACCGTGCTGATTGAAGGCACCACGCTGGGTAGCTCCACCAACGCCGATGGTACGTACCTGATCCAGAACGTTCCGGCTGGCCCCCAAACGCTGGTAACCTCGTTCGTGGGTTACAATGCCAAGCGCCAGCCCGTAACCGTAACGGCCGGCCAGACTACCGCGCTGCCCGACATCGCGCTGGCTGAAAACACCACCCTGCTGAGCGAGGCCGTGGTAGTAGGTTATGGTACCCAGCGTCGGCAGGACGTAACGGGCTCCATTGCTACCATCTCGGAAAAGCAGTTCGTGCAGGGTCAGGTAACCAACCCGAGCAGCTGA
- a CDS encoding anthranilate synthase component II, with amino-acid sequence MKILVLDNYDSFTYNLVQLLRELGYGDSTDVVRNDKINLDDIEQYDAIMLSPGPGVPSEAGLMPEVIRRYAPTKRMLGVCLGHQGIAESFGGELYNLPAVLHGIATDADIVAGEDRLFNGLPERFKVGRYHSWVVTPENFPAELEITARDTSGQILAFRHRQYDVRGVQFHPESILTEHGHQMLKNWLEGE; translated from the coding sequence ATGAAAATCCTGGTCCTCGATAATTACGACTCCTTTACCTACAACCTCGTGCAGCTCTTGCGCGAGCTGGGCTACGGCGACAGCACCGACGTGGTGCGCAACGACAAAATCAATCTCGACGACATCGAGCAGTACGACGCCATCATGTTGTCGCCGGGGCCGGGCGTGCCATCAGAAGCCGGGCTGATGCCGGAGGTGATTCGGCGCTACGCGCCCACCAAGCGGATGCTGGGCGTGTGCCTGGGGCACCAGGGCATTGCCGAGTCGTTTGGCGGGGAGCTGTATAACCTGCCGGCCGTGCTCCATGGCATTGCCACCGACGCCGACATCGTGGCCGGCGAAGACCGGCTCTTCAACGGCCTGCCCGAGCGGTTCAAGGTGGGCCGCTACCACTCCTGGGTGGTGACGCCGGAAAACTTCCCCGCGGAGCTGGAAATTACCGCCCGCGACACCAGCGGGCAGATTCTGGCCTTCCGCCACCGGCAGTATGATGTGCGCGGGGTGCAGTTTCACCCCGAGTCCATCCTGACCGAGCACGGCCACCAGATGCTTAAAAATTGGCTCGAAGGCGAGTAG
- a CDS encoding helix-turn-helix domain-containing protein has translation MKAAEPLPAPAIDAELSRWTIRLLSHMQIAQPYLAPELTLGELAAQLRTNTSWLSRVINAGCGKNFNDFINEYRVQEAEARLRDPQFRHYTLLAVALEAGFNSKSTFNRVFKKLRGITPGEVNRLE, from the coding sequence GTGAAAGCTGCGGAACCACTGCCCGCGCCGGCCATCGATGCGGAGTTGTCCCGCTGGACCATCCGCCTGCTGAGCCACATGCAAATTGCCCAGCCCTACCTGGCGCCCGAGCTGACTTTGGGAGAGCTGGCCGCTCAGTTGCGCACTAACACGTCTTGGTTGTCGCGGGTGATTAATGCAGGATGCGGCAAAAACTTCAATGACTTTATCAACGAATACCGGGTGCAGGAAGCCGAAGCCCGGCTGCGCGACCCGCAGTTCCGGCACTACACCTTGCTGGCCGTGGCCCTGGAGGCTGGGTTCAACTCCAAGTCGACTTTCAACCGCGTCTTTAAAAAGTTGCGGGGTATTACGCCGGGAGAGGTAAATCGGTTGGAATAG
- a CDS encoding alpha/beta hydrolase-fold protein — MRYFFAFWVLLVAGAAQAQVTFKLTSVPANTPANATLYMAGSFNSWNPGSAAHALTKNADGSYQITLPQTTGTIEYKFTRGAWSSVETNATNGAVPNRSYTFSSGPATLTHTVLNWEDLAGGSSCTSSALAPNVRVMATAFQIPQLGRTRRVWLYLPNDYASNPTKRYPVLYMHDGQNVFDNCTSFSGEWGVDETLSQLQQQGLDATGSIVVAVDNDGGQRLNEYSPWNNPQYGGGQGDQYVDFLVQTLKPYIDSNYRTLTGREYTSIAGSSMGGLISVYAALKYPAVYSKVGVFSPAFWFAEQPLFQYVQQHPANPDTRFYFVSGTQESQTMVPLMQQMRDALQSGGVPAANLSYNTRADGQHAEWFWKREFSAAYQWLMVPATVTAGGRQHPKILLGAYPNPVKDWLRLSILPGVELVGVEMRDLNGRLVLRQKLRPVDSLNLGRLAKGVYTLRVKAGRHNLEEMKIIKE; from the coding sequence ATGAGATATTTCTTTGCTTTCTGGGTGCTGCTGGTTGCTGGCGCCGCCCAGGCCCAGGTTACCTTTAAGCTGACCAGCGTGCCAGCCAACACCCCGGCCAATGCCACCTTATATATGGCTGGCAGCTTCAATAGCTGGAACCCGGGCAGCGCGGCTCATGCCCTAACCAAAAACGCCGACGGCAGCTACCAGATAACCCTGCCGCAAACCACGGGCACCATCGAGTATAAGTTTACCCGTGGGGCGTGGTCGTCGGTGGAAACCAACGCGACCAACGGCGCGGTGCCCAACCGTAGCTACACCTTTAGCAGCGGCCCGGCCACCTTGACGCACACTGTGCTCAATTGGGAAGACCTGGCTGGGGGCAGCAGCTGCACCTCATCGGCGCTGGCGCCCAACGTGCGGGTAATGGCCACGGCCTTCCAGATTCCGCAGCTCGGGCGCACCCGCCGCGTGTGGCTGTACCTGCCCAACGATTACGCCAGCAACCCCACCAAGCGCTACCCCGTGCTGTATATGCACGATGGGCAGAATGTGTTCGACAACTGCACCAGCTTCTCGGGCGAGTGGGGCGTGGATGAAACCCTGAGCCAGTTGCAGCAGCAGGGCCTGGACGCCACCGGCAGCATCGTAGTGGCTGTGGACAATGACGGCGGGCAGCGGCTGAATGAGTACTCGCCCTGGAATAACCCGCAGTACGGCGGCGGACAGGGCGACCAGTACGTGGATTTCCTGGTTCAGACTCTAAAGCCCTATATCGATTCCAACTACCGCACCCTCACGGGCCGGGAGTACACCAGCATTGCCGGCTCCAGCATGGGCGGCCTGATTTCGGTGTACGCGGCCCTGAAGTACCCGGCGGTATACAGCAAGGTGGGCGTGTTCTCGCCGGCTTTCTGGTTTGCCGAGCAGCCCTTGTTTCAATACGTACAGCAGCACCCGGCCAACCCCGATACCCGCTTTTACTTTGTGAGCGGAACCCAGGAAAGCCAGACCATGGTGCCCCTGATGCAGCAGATGCGCGACGCCCTGCAGAGTGGAGGAGTACCGGCCGCTAACCTGAGCTACAACACCCGCGCCGATGGGCAACACGCCGAGTGGTTCTGGAAGCGCGAGTTTTCGGCCGCCTACCAGTGGCTAATGGTTCCGGCTACGGTTACTGCCGGTGGCCGTCAGCACCCGAAGATTTTGCTAGGAGCTTATCCGAATCCGGTGAAGGACTGGCTACGCCTGAGCATATTGCCCGGTGTTGAATTGGTAGGAGTGGAAATGCGCGACCTAAATGGCCGGCTTGTTTTGCGCCAAAAGCTACGGCCTGTTGATTCACTGAACCTCGGTCGGCTTGCCAAAGGTGTATACACCTTGCGGGTGAAGGCCGGTCGGCACAATCTGGAGGAAATGAAAATCATCAAGGAGTAA
- a CDS encoding phenylalanine 4-monooxygenase produces MVTQHYDRYTTQDHLVWKVLFDRQTALLHKRAAQAFEQGLSQSGLHRNALPRFEDVSKRLQKATGWQLEPVSGMLDDATFFGLLAERKFPATVWIRSMAQFDFVQEPDLFHGVFGHVPLLMDQAFADFLHFLGRVAAQHLHDAAALARLERLYGFTVQFGLVQEAGATRMYGAGLLSSSGEIHHCIADESTRRPFDLATVLHTPYSEAQLQEHYFVLNGWEQLTESVAELAAILSSGWELQPA; encoded by the coding sequence ATGGTAACACAGCACTACGACCGGTACACCACCCAGGACCATCTGGTTTGGAAGGTATTGTTTGACCGCCAGACGGCCTTGCTGCACAAACGCGCCGCCCAGGCTTTTGAGCAGGGCCTGAGCCAGTCGGGTTTGCACCGCAATGCCCTGCCGCGCTTCGAGGACGTGAGCAAGCGCCTGCAGAAAGCAACCGGCTGGCAGCTGGAGCCCGTGTCGGGTATGCTCGATGATGCTACCTTCTTCGGGTTGCTGGCCGAGCGTAAATTTCCGGCCACGGTCTGGATCCGGTCCATGGCGCAGTTCGACTTCGTGCAGGAGCCTGACCTGTTTCACGGCGTATTCGGCCACGTGCCTCTGCTGATGGACCAGGCCTTTGCCGATTTTCTGCATTTCCTGGGCCGGGTGGCCGCTCAGCACCTGCACGATGCCGCAGCCTTGGCCCGTCTGGAACGCCTTTACGGCTTCACGGTGCAGTTTGGTCTGGTGCAGGAAGCCGGGGCCACCCGCATGTACGGCGCCGGCCTGCTGTCGTCGTCGGGCGAAATCCACCATTGCATTGCCGACGAGAGCACCCGCCGTCCTTTCGACTTGGCCACGGTACTGCACACGCCCTACAGCGAAGCCCAGCTTCAGGAGCACTACTTCGTGCTCAACGGCTGGGAGCAGCTTACCGAAAGCGTCGCCGAGCTGGCCGCTATTCTGTCGAGCGGCTGGGAGCTGCAGCCGGCGTAG